A genomic region of Xanthomonas fragariae contains the following coding sequences:
- the tssA gene encoding type VI secretion system protein TssA has protein sequence MLDLDALLAPISDHQPAGEDLSFSIEFDRIQEARRSDDPTLDQGAWQTDIKYADWSSVARQCGDLLQTRTKDLRLAGWMTEATTQIDGFAGLALGYRLIAGLCDRYWDEVHPLVVDGDHEERIGNLSWLLTNSLHWLRAVPIASGPQGRFGLNDFEAAHTRSANAGSGDDEGQPSLDLLEAARRDTPHDFYRQLVDALLNCAEALQSLQAAVDDRLGIDGPSFSAVREQLEHLQRTVARFARDAGLLLDGEADAGQHDMPGIGFGTAADKDAPSAPPAPSAPRGPDGAPTTRKEALAQLRQVAEFFRRTEPHSPVAYLAEKAARWGEMPLHVWLKRVIKDDSVLNQMEEMLDVNQNLEQ, from the coding sequence ATGCTGGATCTGGATGCCCTGCTGGCGCCGATTTCCGACCATCAGCCGGCCGGCGAAGACCTGTCTTTCTCCATCGAGTTCGATCGCATCCAGGAAGCCAGGCGCTCGGACGATCCGACCCTGGACCAGGGCGCGTGGCAGACCGATATCAAGTATGCGGACTGGTCCAGCGTCGCCCGCCAGTGCGGCGATCTGCTGCAGACGCGTACCAAGGACCTACGCCTGGCCGGCTGGATGACCGAGGCGACCACCCAGATCGACGGCTTCGCCGGGCTGGCGCTGGGTTACCGGCTGATCGCCGGGCTGTGCGACCGGTACTGGGACGAGGTGCACCCGCTGGTCGTCGACGGCGACCACGAAGAGCGCATCGGCAACCTGAGCTGGCTGCTGACCAATTCGCTGCATTGGTTGCGCGCGGTGCCGATCGCCTCGGGACCGCAGGGCCGTTTCGGTCTCAACGATTTCGAGGCCGCGCATACCCGCAGCGCCAATGCCGGATCCGGCGACGACGAAGGCCAGCCCAGCCTGGACCTGCTCGAGGCCGCACGGCGCGATACGCCTCACGATTTCTACCGGCAGTTGGTCGATGCGCTACTCAATTGCGCCGAAGCGCTGCAGTCGCTGCAGGCGGCGGTGGACGATCGCCTAGGCATCGACGGACCCAGCTTCAGCGCGGTGCGCGAGCAGCTGGAACACCTGCAGCGCACCGTGGCGCGGTTCGCCCGCGATGCCGGGCTGCTGCTGGATGGCGAGGCCGATGCCGGCCAGCACGACATGCCGGGCATCGGGTTCGGCACGGCCGCTGACAAGGACGCGCCGTCGGCGCCGCCAGCGCCCTCGGCGCCACGCGGGCCGGACGGTGCACCGACCACCCGCAAGGAGGCGTTGGCGCAACTACGTCAGGTCGCCGAATTCTTCCGGCGTACCGAACCGCACAGCCCCGTCGCCTACCTGGCCGAAAAAGCCGCGCGCTGGGGCGAGATGCCGCTGCACGTGTGGCTGAAGCGGGTGATCAAAGACGACAGCGTCCTCAACCAGATGGAAGAGATGCTGGACGTCAACCAGAACCTGGAGCAGTAG
- a CDS encoding OmpA family protein, with the protein MNMRHLSAKTFALSGLITAFAASAQVAAPATGSVGERPVIVEGVVPDQATKARILKNLQDTYGTARIVDRVQVESIPSPPNWDEYVAKMVSPGLKRVSAGKLEVNGQAVRISGQVVNEAQRQQVASDLSLASNTSYTVTNSLKLGGSEQGVLDQTLGNRIIEFQSGSARLTQLGMRILDEMVEKMSQMNDARFLIIGHTDNVGQRESNLALSQARAQAVKDYMVQKGIDGARMNVQGKGPDQPVADNASPDGRARNRRIQFKIQ; encoded by the coding sequence ATGAACATGCGACACCTGAGTGCCAAAACCTTCGCCCTGAGTGGCCTGATAACCGCGTTCGCCGCCTCCGCCCAGGTCGCCGCGCCTGCCACGGGCAGTGTCGGCGAACGCCCGGTGATCGTGGAGGGCGTGGTGCCGGATCAGGCCACCAAGGCCCGCATCCTGAAGAACCTGCAGGACACCTACGGCACTGCCCGCATCGTCGATCGGGTGCAGGTCGAGTCGATTCCCTCGCCGCCGAACTGGGATGAGTACGTCGCCAAGATGGTGTCGCCAGGACTCAAGCGCGTGTCTGCCGGCAAGCTCGAGGTCAACGGCCAGGCGGTGCGGATCAGCGGGCAGGTGGTCAACGAAGCGCAGCGGCAACAGGTCGCCAGCGACCTGAGCCTGGCCAGCAACACTTCCTACACGGTGACCAACAGCCTCAAGCTCGGCGGCTCGGAACAGGGCGTGCTGGACCAGACGCTGGGCAACCGCATCATCGAGTTCCAGAGCGGCAGCGCGCGGCTGACGCAGCTGGGCATGCGCATCCTCGATGAGATGGTGGAAAAGATGTCGCAGATGAACGACGCGCGCTTCCTGATCATCGGCCACACCGACAATGTCGGCCAACGCGAAAGCAACCTCGCGCTGAGCCAGGCGCGCGCGCAGGCGGTGAAGGACTACATGGTGCAGAAGGGCATCGACGGCGCGCGCATGAACGTGCAGGGCAAGGGTCCCGACCAACCGGTGGCCGATAACGCCAGCCCGGACGGGCGTGCGCGCAACCGGCGTATCCAGTTCAAGATCCAGTAG
- the tagF gene encoding type VI secretion system-associated protein TagF: MSREVSVGVSYFGKVPSRGDFVRAADNHQLLGWLDRWAGLSVDLLSQNPDWKRLYDEAPDIHYAFLGSRSKMVLCGHFQPSRDASQRRFPLLSAVRLEASEPLSFIARSPLAMSKVWSGLSRMAKQAMVADDAGPALTALADTRYTLSTDASAYNATFNDFLDIQTVGSIEALLRAAGHPDVSLKKLLPALGLLLQPILAGGNVSVDKALELPLVQDALYRPLLAAFWLDIVACFIARGDFELAVLIRNDAAPRMLIGFNGADHQALRAALDPREAGDFLIRVQDADWVEDYLHSDYNLNKLASYLDRGDLALKTARKLFGETFLGT, translated from the coding sequence ATGAGTCGCGAAGTCAGTGTAGGCGTTTCCTACTTCGGCAAGGTACCTTCCCGCGGCGATTTCGTGCGCGCGGCCGACAACCATCAACTGCTCGGCTGGCTCGACCGCTGGGCGGGCCTGAGCGTGGATCTGCTGAGCCAGAACCCCGACTGGAAGCGGCTCTATGACGAAGCGCCCGACATCCACTACGCGTTCCTGGGCTCGCGCAGCAAGATGGTGCTGTGCGGGCATTTCCAGCCCAGTCGCGATGCGTCGCAGCGCCGCTTCCCGTTGCTGTCGGCGGTCCGTCTGGAGGCCAGCGAGCCACTGTCGTTCATCGCCCGCAGTCCGCTTGCGATGTCCAAGGTCTGGTCCGGGCTGTCGCGGATGGCCAAGCAGGCGATGGTCGCGGACGATGCCGGCCCGGCGCTCACCGCGCTCGCCGACACCCGCTACACGCTGAGCACCGACGCGTCGGCGTACAACGCCACCTTCAACGACTTCCTCGATATCCAGACGGTCGGCTCGATCGAGGCTTTGCTGCGCGCGGCCGGCCATCCCGACGTGTCGTTGAAGAAACTGCTGCCGGCACTGGGCCTGCTGCTGCAGCCGATCCTCGCCGGCGGCAACGTGTCGGTGGACAAGGCGCTGGAGCTTCCGCTGGTGCAGGACGCGTTGTACCGGCCGCTGCTGGCCGCGTTCTGGCTGGACATCGTCGCCTGCTTCATTGCGCGCGGCGATTTCGAACTGGCGGTGCTGATTCGCAACGATGCCGCACCGCGCATGCTGATCGGCTTCAACGGTGCCGACCACCAGGCGCTGCGCGCAGCGCTGGACCCACGCGAGGCCGGCGATTTCCTGATCCGCGTGCAGGACGCCGATTGGGTCGAGGACTACCTGCACAGCGATTACAACCTCAACAAGCTAGCCAGCTATCTGGATCGGGGCGACCTGGCATTGAAGACGGCCCGCAAGTTGTTCGGCGAGACTTTCCTGGGGACATGA
- the tssM gene encoding type VI secretion system membrane subunit TssM, translating into MFSNLSYYLRDYRLWMVLGLLAAGAVAYFGAEGLREIGLWVAVALAVCLLVWLLVWIVRRIMARRAARSLDAMVQGEADRAVAAAQPATRADTEALRSRMFEAVKAIKSSRLGVLKGKAALYELPWYVIIGNPAAGKSTAILNSGLQFPFEDNRGNVIQGIGGTRNCDWYFTTTGIVLDTAGRYSVSVEDRLEWLTFLALLKKHRPRAPINGIIIAASIAELSGSKPEFAIELAKNLRQRVQEITERLEVFAPVYVVFTKADLIAGFSEFFHNLDPSERENVWGATLPYDPTANTDALAAFDIHFDELAEGLKEMSLAHMAMQRGRQVSPGLLTLPLEFVGIKPALRTFIATLFEENPYQFKPVFRGFYFSSALQEGHSVHHASERVSRQFALQARAQPGEAVPSGQTAYFLKHLFRKVIFADKQLVRQYSSPHQNRLRYGVFLGGVAVLALALGLWTWSYTTNVQLVNNATKDLDQAVRVQANRVDLQSRIDALLLLQDRLEQLDRYKQKGGITSGLGLYQGGNIRKKLLAEYYNGMRQVMLEPTTANLESFLGQVVGERDRLGKSARPQQAAQQDSVLYQDASPTDTNDAYNALKTYLMLGNRKHVESAHLTQQLTLFWRGWLDANRGQMTREEMTRAAEKLMTFYVAQAEDAQWPQVQTKVTLVNDSREALTRVMKGQPAMQRVFAQIKARAAARFPTMTVNALIGEEANSGAITGSYAISGAFSREAWEEYVKDAIKEAANTQLSTTDWVLDTSEQSDLSLAGSPEHVARELVKAYKQEYAQEWRKFIQGVSVAPFQGFDQALSRMNRIGDPANSPLRKLLEKINEQTIWDNPMADALSKKASGGAVAWFQRVILRSDPADARKAEQQPVGPIGKTFEGLARLMTKRKDEPAVIDAYFDKLAKLRTRMNAIKNQGQIGVGARKLMQDTFSNEGSELSAALTLVDEQMLTGLDETQRDAMRPLLLRPLTQTFAALVPPTENEINRVWAAQVYEPFRNGIGQRYPFNLNTDVDAAPGDVAAIFGASGAIAAFNKDALGTLVIQRGNLLESRRWAGIGIALSSELVANYGNWVSGQSGAVAKDVSIFEILPTPAVGAIEYTIDISGQTLRYRNTPPQWMTMQWPNAGAVPGAKITAVTSDGRSVEMFNAPGDNGLSRLIKAAAQEPVDDATRRFTWSDQGVSISVQMRIVQSAGKATGGGDWQRGLQLPATVAGSPTTVGADAPAAAAPRGPVPAGAPAQEGGQ; encoded by the coding sequence ATGTTTAGCAATCTCAGTTATTACCTTCGCGACTACCGTCTCTGGATGGTTTTAGGCTTGCTCGCCGCGGGCGCAGTCGCCTACTTCGGCGCCGAGGGCTTGCGCGAAATCGGTCTGTGGGTGGCGGTCGCGCTGGCGGTTTGCCTGTTGGTATGGCTGCTGGTGTGGATCGTGCGCCGGATCATGGCGCGCCGCGCCGCGCGCAGCCTGGATGCGATGGTGCAAGGCGAAGCCGACCGCGCGGTCGCGGCCGCGCAACCGGCTACTCGCGCCGACACCGAAGCGCTGCGCTCGCGCATGTTCGAGGCGGTCAAGGCGATCAAGTCCTCGCGCCTCGGCGTGCTCAAGGGCAAGGCGGCGCTGTACGAACTGCCGTGGTACGTGATCATCGGCAATCCGGCGGCTGGCAAGAGCACCGCGATCCTGAATTCCGGGTTGCAGTTCCCGTTCGAGGACAATCGCGGCAACGTGATCCAGGGCATCGGTGGCACGCGCAATTGTGATTGGTACTTCACCACGACCGGTATCGTGCTCGATACCGCCGGTCGGTATTCGGTCAGTGTTGAAGACCGCCTGGAATGGCTCACCTTTCTCGCGCTGCTGAAAAAGCACCGGCCACGCGCGCCGATCAACGGCATCATCATCGCCGCCAGCATCGCCGAACTGTCCGGTAGCAAGCCCGAGTTCGCGATCGAGCTGGCCAAGAACCTGCGCCAGCGCGTGCAGGAAATCACCGAGCGCCTGGAAGTGTTCGCGCCGGTATACGTGGTGTTCACTAAGGCCGACCTGATCGCCGGCTTCTCCGAATTCTTCCACAATCTGGATCCGTCCGAGCGCGAGAACGTGTGGGGTGCGACCCTGCCCTATGATCCGACCGCCAATACCGATGCGCTGGCCGCGTTCGACATTCATTTCGACGAACTGGCCGAAGGCCTCAAGGAAATGAGCCTGGCGCACATGGCGATGCAGCGTGGGCGTCAGGTGTCGCCGGGCCTGCTGACACTGCCGCTCGAGTTCGTCGGCATCAAACCGGCGCTGCGCACCTTCATCGCCACGCTGTTCGAAGAAAACCCCTATCAGTTCAAGCCGGTGTTCCGCGGTTTCTACTTCAGCAGCGCGTTGCAGGAAGGCCATTCCGTGCACCACGCCTCCGAGCGCGTGAGCCGCCAGTTCGCGCTCCAGGCGCGTGCGCAGCCCGGCGAAGCGGTGCCGTCGGGACAGACCGCTTACTTCCTGAAACACCTGTTCCGCAAGGTCATCTTCGCCGACAAACAGCTCGTCCGGCAGTACTCCAGCCCGCACCAGAACCGCCTGCGCTACGGTGTCTTCCTCGGTGGCGTCGCCGTGCTGGCGTTGGCGCTGGGTCTGTGGACCTGGTCGTACACCACCAATGTGCAACTGGTGAACAACGCCACCAAGGATCTGGATCAGGCCGTGCGCGTGCAGGCCAACCGGGTCGACTTGCAATCGCGCATCGACGCACTGCTGCTGTTGCAGGATCGGCTCGAGCAGCTGGACCGCTACAAGCAAAAGGGCGGCATCACCTCCGGGCTGGGCTTGTACCAGGGCGGCAACATCCGCAAGAAGCTGCTGGCCGAGTACTACAACGGCATGCGCCAGGTGATGCTTGAGCCGACCACCGCCAATCTGGAGTCGTTCCTGGGGCAAGTAGTCGGCGAGCGCGACAGGCTCGGCAAGTCGGCCCGCCCGCAGCAGGCCGCGCAGCAAGACAGCGTGCTGTATCAGGACGCGTCGCCGACCGATACCAACGACGCTTACAACGCGCTGAAGACCTACCTGATGCTGGGCAACCGCAAGCACGTGGAGAGCGCGCACCTGACGCAGCAGCTGACCCTGTTCTGGCGCGGCTGGCTGGACGCCAATCGCGGCCAGATGACCCGCGAGGAGATGACCCGCGCGGCCGAGAAGCTGATGACGTTCTACGTCGCCCAGGCCGAAGATGCGCAGTGGCCGCAGGTGCAGACCAAGGTCACCCTGGTCAACGACAGCCGCGAGGCGCTGACCAGGGTGATGAAGGGCCAGCCGGCGATGCAACGCGTGTTCGCGCAGATCAAGGCGCGCGCGGCGGCGCGCTTCCCCACGATGACGGTCAACGCGCTGATCGGCGAGGAAGCCAACAGCGGCGCGATCACCGGCAGCTATGCCATTTCCGGCGCGTTCTCGCGCGAGGCGTGGGAAGAATACGTCAAGGACGCGATCAAGGAAGCGGCCAATACGCAGCTCAGCACCACCGACTGGGTCCTGGACACGAGCGAGCAGAGCGACCTGTCGCTGGCCGGCAGCCCTGAGCACGTCGCGCGCGAACTGGTGAAGGCGTACAAGCAGGAATACGCGCAGGAGTGGCGCAAGTTCATCCAGGGCGTCAGCGTGGCGCCGTTCCAGGGTTTCGACCAGGCTTTGTCGCGGATGAATCGCATCGGCGATCCGGCCAACTCGCCGTTGCGCAAGCTGCTGGAAAAGATCAACGAGCAGACAATCTGGGACAACCCGATGGCCGACGCCTTATCGAAGAAGGCGTCCGGCGGGGCCGTCGCCTGGTTCCAGCGGGTGATCCTGCGCAGCGATCCGGCCGACGCCCGCAAGGCTGAGCAGCAGCCGGTCGGCCCGATCGGCAAGACCTTCGAGGGCCTGGCGCGGCTGATGACCAAGCGCAAGGACGAGCCGGCGGTCATCGATGCCTACTTCGATAAGTTGGCCAAGTTGCGCACGCGCATGAACGCGATCAAGAACCAGGGCCAGATCGGCGTCGGCGCGCGCAAGCTGATGCAGGACACCTTCAGCAACGAAGGCTCTGAACTCAGCGCCGCGCTGACCCTGGTGGACGAGCAGATGCTGACCGGGCTGGATGAAACCCAGCGCGACGCGATGCGTCCGTTGTTGCTGCGTCCGTTGACCCAGACCTTCGCCGCGCTGGTGCCGCCGACCGAGAACGAGATCAACCGGGTGTGGGCGGCGCAGGTCTACGAACCGTTCCGTAACGGCATCGGCCAGCGCTATCCGTTCAACCTCAACACGGACGTGGATGCCGCCCCCGGCGACGTGGCTGCGATCTTTGGCGCCAGCGGCGCGATCGCCGCGTTCAACAAGGACGCACTCGGCACCTTGGTGATCCAGCGCGGCAACCTGCTCGAATCGCGGCGTTGGGCGGGCATCGGCATCGCCTTGTCCAGCGAACTGGTGGCCAACTACGGCAACTGGGTAAGCGGCCAGTCCGGCGCGGTGGCCAAGGACGTCAGCATCTTCGAGATCCTGCCGACGCCGGCGGTAGGCGCGATCGAATACACCATTGACATCTCTGGCCAGACGCTGCGCTACCGCAATACCCCGCCGCAGTGGATGACCATGCAGTGGCCGAACGCCGGTGCGGTGCCCGGTGCCAAGATCACCGCGGTCACCAGCGACGGGCGCAGCGTCGAGATGTTCAATGCGCCTGGCGACAATGGCCTTAGCCGCTTGATCAAGGCAGCCGCCCAGGAACCCGTGGACGATGCCACCCGTCGCTTCACCTGGAGCGACCAGGGCGTGTCCATCAGCGTGCAGATGCGCATCGTGCAGAGTGCCGGCAAGGCTACCGGGGGCGGCGACTGGCAGCGTGGCCTGCAACTTCCGGCTACGGTGGCCGGTAGCCCGACAACCGTAGGTGCCGATGCGCCAGCGGCCGCTGCGCCGCGCGGTCCGGTTCCGGCGGGTGCACCCGCACAAGAAGGTGGCCAATGA
- a CDS encoding PAAR domain-containing protein, protein MSRPFILVGDQLDHGGSVVTGSAETDVDGKPVARIGDKVVCRVHGQTEIASGDATVMIDGKPVARHGDKTACGGALISTQGTTGIG, encoded by the coding sequence ATGTCACGACCTTTTATTCTTGTGGGCGATCAGCTTGATCATGGCGGCAGCGTGGTCACCGGTTCGGCCGAAACCGATGTGGACGGCAAGCCGGTGGCGCGTATCGGCGACAAGGTGGTGTGCAGGGTGCACGGTCAGACTGAGATCGCCAGCGGCGACGCCACGGTGATGATCGATGGCAAGCCGGTGGCCCGGCATGGGGACAAGACCGCCTGCGGGGGGGCACTGATTTCAACCCAGGGAACGACCGGCATAGGATGA
- a CDS encoding M15 family metallopeptidase — MAVVVAGVVIFLLVVSIACWLLLFPEALERVQAWLGERLRGLRQGAGRVGQRVGRSAGGVGEGVRGGIGGVKDFFRRHRWVILCATLLLLVPPSVILMVRQNVALEDFRAEDMNESSSMVAQLLRGERLVPPPPPPPEVFATEEIRRTRPEIVTADRRWENINADLQQRVLAIYEVMRRQYGYEMVLVEGYRSPERQAELMGGGRATRASAWQSCHQYGLAVDSAPLRDGKLQWDMGDPWTKRAYFLYGELAQQAGLEWGGSWRSIKDYVHVEKLEACRSARAVKRAELAQG; from the coding sequence GTGGCAGTCGTCGTTGCGGGCGTGGTGATCTTCCTGCTGGTGGTGTCTATCGCCTGCTGGCTGCTGTTGTTTCCGGAGGCGCTGGAGCGGGTGCAGGCCTGGTTAGGCGAGCGCCTGCGCGGCCTTCGGCAAGGCGCCGGGCGGGTCGGCCAGCGCGTGGGCCGCAGCGCTGGCGGAGTCGGCGAGGGGGTGCGCGGCGGGATCGGCGGGGTGAAGGATTTCTTTCGGCGTCATCGCTGGGTCATCCTGTGCGCGACGCTGCTCTTGCTGGTGCCGCCGAGCGTGATCCTGATGGTCCGGCAGAACGTGGCGCTGGAGGATTTCCGTGCCGAGGACATGAATGAATCCAGCAGTATGGTGGCGCAGCTGCTGCGCGGCGAACGCTTGGTGCCACCGCCGCCGCCGCCGCCGGAGGTATTCGCCACCGAGGAGATCCGCCGCACCCGCCCGGAGATCGTCACTGCGGACCGGCGCTGGGAAAACATCAATGCCGACCTACAGCAGCGCGTGCTCGCGATCTACGAGGTCATGCGTCGCCAGTACGGTTACGAAATGGTGCTGGTGGAGGGGTATCGCAGCCCGGAGCGCCAGGCCGAGTTGATGGGCGGCGGACGCGCCACCCGCGCCAGCGCTTGGCAGAGCTGCCACCAGTACGGCCTGGCGGTGGACAGCGCGCCGCTGCGCGACGGCAAGCTGCAGTGGGACATGGGCGATCCGTGGACTAAACGCGCCTACTTCCTCTACGGCGAGCTGGCGCAGCAGGCCGGGCTGGAGTGGGGCGGCAGCTGGCGCAGCATCAAGGACTACGTGCATGTGGAGAAGTTGGAGGCCTGCCGCAGCGCCCGCGCCGTCAAGCGCGCCGAATTGGCCCAAGGGTGA
- a CDS encoding RHS repeat-associated core domain-containing protein translates to MAGSRYIAVNTSAADAPEVNALAAADRAKEELQFSFSRLAESGGWRSVSYHYQVDPNGCPTRLLAASGDLVWFVEYNAWGEVNEYLVSIVENRLRFQGQYYDIETGLHYNRYRYYENVVGQYVSRDPVGLVGGMNCHSYVQNPFAWTDPLGLWGEPMNGASATVTVGDISRRARSSSAGHAEINALNWFLDEGGGFDEKKVVISDVVGHFKSGELPVGVCTGCRTNIFDLLQQGNASGVVIPKTVGNRFVGNIEIDSSDFARVGREIRGIYDGAGTNKQKSDKAWEVLEGAQCRK, encoded by the coding sequence GTGGCGGGTAGCCGTTATATCGCCGTCAATACATCGGCGGCAGATGCGCCGGAAGTTAATGCGCTCGCCGCAGCGGATAGAGCAAAAGAAGAACTGCAATTCAGCTTTTCTAGGTTGGCTGAATCAGGGGGGTGGCGATCGGTGAGCTATCACTATCAGGTCGATCCCAATGGATGTCCTACGCGGCTATTAGCAGCCTCTGGGGACTTGGTTTGGTTTGTGGAATATAACGCTTGGGGAGAGGTAAACGAATATCTGGTATCTATTGTTGAAAATCGCCTGCGGTTTCAGGGGCAGTATTATGATATAGAAACAGGTCTGCACTATAACCGATATCGATATTACGAAAACGTCGTGGGGCAATACGTGTCACGCGATCCAGTCGGGTTGGTTGGAGGTATGAATTGTCATTCGTACGTGCAAAATCCATTTGCATGGACTGACCCTCTCGGTTTGTGGGGTGAGCCCATGAATGGAGCGTCCGCGACGGTAACCGTTGGCGACATTTCACGGCGTGCTAGAAGTAGTAGCGCTGGGCATGCGGAGATAAATGCGTTAAACTGGTTCCTGGATGAGGGGGGTGGTTTTGACGAAAAAAAAGTGGTAATCAGTGATGTGGTGGGTCACTTCAAAAGCGGCGAGCTCCCTGTCGGAGTTTGTACGGGGTGCCGGACAAACATATTCGATCTGTTACAACAAGGTAATGCTTCTGGTGTGGTAATTCCAAAGACTGTCGGTAATAGATTCGTTGGAAATATTGAGATTGATTCTTCTGATTTTGCTCGGGTGGGTCGTGAGATCAGAGGTATTTATGATGGTGCGGGGACTAATAAGCAAAAGTCCGACAAAGCATGGGAAGTTCTGGAGGGTGCGCAGTGCAGAAAATAA
- a CDS encoding SymE family type I addiction module toxin — MMSVEEAAAAIAAELARPPRAPRRPRPPTQCTVGYGYYPTSHQHVPMLRFRGRWLEQLGFAIGQTLRVQVRDGELVVSVASKD; from the coding sequence ATGATGTCGGTAGAAGAAGCCGCGGCCGCCATCGCCGCCGAACTGGCCCGCCCGCCACGCGCGCCGCGCCGCCCGCGCCCGCCCACGCAGTGCACGGTGGGCTATGGCTACTACCCCACCAGCCACCAGCACGTGCCCATGCTGCGTTTCCGCGGCCGCTGGCTGGAACAGCTGGGCTTCGCCATCGGCCAGACGCTGCGCGTGCAGGTGCGCGACGGCGAACTGGTGGTGAGCGTGGCCAGCAAGGACTGA
- a CDS encoding ECs_2282 family putative zinc-binding protein, protein MPIEAGKYDRSITPFCPTCGGTQFSSDDSYASATALFKCASCGLEIPKDELNRANSENIDEHVKEIKQEVAKDIQKQLNDSLRKAFGGSKYFRIK, encoded by the coding sequence ATGCCAATTGAAGCCGGAAAATACGACCGTTCGATCACTCCCTTCTGTCCAACTTGCGGAGGGACGCAGTTTTCTAGTGACGATTCCTATGCCTCCGCAACTGCTCTCTTCAAATGTGCCAGCTGTGGCCTTGAGATTCCAAAAGACGAGCTCAACCGAGCCAACTCTGAAAATATCGACGAGCACGTCAAAGAGATTAAACAGGAGGTCGCCAAAGATATCCAGAAGCAGCTGAACGATTCGCTCCGAAAAGCGTTCGGCGGAAGCAAGTACTTCAGGATTAAATGA